The Mercurialis annua linkage group LG8, ddMerAnnu1.2, whole genome shotgun sequence genome window below encodes:
- the LOC126661827 gene encoding protein SUPPRESSOR OF K(+) TRANSPORT GROWTH DEFECT 1-like: MYCNFLENGSEYAKQAVKEDDAGNYDKAFQLYMNALEYFKIHLKYEKNPQIQQTIRQRCSGYLTRAEEIRAILDNGGSAPTSNGGPALAAEAKVKPKVNTNPKSGEGKDEEDPERAKLRAGLDSVIIREKPNVKWSDVAGLESAKRALREAVVLPVKFPQFFTGKRKPWRAFLLYGPPGTGKSYLAKAVATEADSTFFSISSSDLVSKWMGESEKLVSNLFRMARDTAPSIIFIDEIDSLCGQRGEGNESEASRRIKTELLVQMQGMGNDDEKVLVLAATNTPYALDQAIRRRFDKRIYIPLPDLKARQHMFKVHLGDTPHNLTESDFEHLARKTEGFSGSDISVCVKDVLFQPVRKVQDAKYFMKTSDGMWYPCDRTQKGAVKITLEELDAKGLASKILPLAITRADFDKVLSKHKPTVSKADLEVHERFTKEFGEEG, encoded by the exons ATGTATTGCAATTTTTTGGAAAATGGGTCTGAGTATGCAAAACAGGCTGTTAAGGAGGATGATGCTGGAAACTATGATAAAGCTTTCCAGCTTTACATGAATGCATTAGAGTACTTCAAAATCCATTTGAAGTATGAAAAGAACCCGCAAATTCAGCAGACAATTCGGCAAAGGTGTTCGGGATATTTGACAAGGGCGGAGGAGATTCGCGCCATTCTTGATAATGGGGGAAGTGCGCCCACCTCAAATGGCGGTCCTGCGCTTGCTGCTGAGGCGAAGGTGAAGCCAAAGGTGAATACGAATCCGAAGAGTGGAGAAGGTAAAGATGAAGAGGATCCGGAGCGAGCAAAGCTTAGGGCAGGACTTGACTCTGTTATTATTAGGGAGAAGCCAAATGTGAAGTGGAGTGATGTGGCCGGGCTTGAGAGTGCCAAACGGGCATTGCGGGAAGCTGTCGTTTTGCCTGTTAAGTTCCCGCAGTTCTTTACTG GGAAGAGAAAACCATGGAGAGCCTTTTTGTTATATGGTCCACCTGGAACAGGGAAGTCATACCTAGCAAAGGCTGTTGCAACAGAAGCAGACTCAACTTTCTTCAG TATTTCTTCTTCTGACCTTGTTTCCAAATGGATGGGTGAAAGTGAAAAGCTAGTTTCAAATCTTTTCCGCATGGCTCGTGATACTGCACCTTCTATCATTTTCATTGATGAAATTGATTCATTGTGCGGTCAAAGGGGTGAAGGGAATGAGAGTGAAGCATCCAGACGCATCAAAACTGAACTTCTTGTGCAGATGCAG GGTATGGGGAATGATGATGAGAAAGTTCTTGTTCTTGCTGCCACAAATACTCCATATGCTCTGGATCAG GCCATTAGGCGGCGTTTTGACAAGAGAATATACATACCTCTCCCAGATCTGAAGGCTAGGCAGCACATGTTTAAG GTGCATCTCGGAGATACTCCGCACAACTTAACTGAAAGTGATTTTGAGCACTTGGCTCGGAAAACAGAAGGTTTCTCAGGTTCAGACATTTCTGTCTGT GTCAAAGATGTTCTTTTTCAACCTGTTCGTAAAGTCCAGGATGCTAAATACTTCATGAAAACCTCTGATGGCATGTGGTACCCTTGTGATCGAACTCAAAAAGGAGCTGTTAAAATCACATTGGAGGAACTTGATGCAAAAGGCCTTGCCTCAAAG ATTCTTCCACTTGCCATAACAAGAGCAGATTTCGACAAAGTGCTCTCGAAGCATAAGCCAACAGTAAGTAAAGCAGATCTTGAGGTGCATGAAAGATTCACAAAGGAGTTTGGTGAGGAGGGCTGA